The following nucleotide sequence is from Mangifera indica cultivar Alphonso chromosome 1, CATAS_Mindica_2.1, whole genome shotgun sequence.
TCCAGTCCAAGATTTACAGATAGAACCTTCATTAGTATTCCACATAATTTTACCACTTCATCTCCATATTCAGCTACGAATTCCCTGCATTaattattagttaattaattaattttacatataaaaaaaattgtctaaacACTATAAGCTAGCTAGCTTATTATTGCACAATAAACACGTGACTAATAAAACACCCTTTTCCTGTAGTTCCTTTTTTTGATTGAGACAAAAAGGAAAGTCTTCAACAACTTTTTCTAATTAGGTAGCGTTGAGTTAGCAAATAACCATATGAGCTGgtttcttaattattttcatagattccttttcttttgttataaTTAGGGAAAGATTCAATTAATgtgacaatttttaatttttaaagtttgactTATCGGGAGTGATTCTTCTCTCTTGTCTCTTCTAGATGTAGTGCTGATTGTGAAGGTCCAAAAATGAAAATcggtaaaaaaaatacttagGGAAATTTGaacacaaattatatattcttaaatATCCCAACCTGTCTTTGACAATTTGGAAATTGCATGTGTTTTGTATGCTACTTTGATCGATATCATGAATATTTTTGCTACGGTAAATGGGGTattgaaaatagattttatgaTCACTATTGACTATAGAGAAAACAATGTTCATACTTATTGTGATGTAcgttaaaaacaatttaagaaGAAGATTTGAAGGATAAAGAAGTAGCATAGCAGATGGACGATGCATGTTTGTATCATGCAGTAAAAGTAGGATACAAACTAACCTGCAGGAAGTTGGCAGCTTAGGCCAATTGCTGGGGTTTCTGAGGTTCATAGGcataaaattaagaaagaaataatcaCTCCAATCAAGTTTAGCTCCTTTTTCAACTCCCAAACGACTCCCATAACCCTCATAAGTATCAGGCGAGTTGGCGTATTCTTGCTTAATCTCAAGCGGGAGTTTGAAGAATTCACGCCACACCTCTCGCATGTTTTTCATAAGCTCATGGCTAACTCCATGGTTAACAATTTGAAAGAAACCCCAGTCACGACATGCGCTTGAGATGCGACTTAGAGTGTCGTTACGGAGGGTTTGGTCGTCACTGAATATGTTTTGGAGATCAATGACGGGAATGTTGACATAAGGATCAAACTCTGTAGTGTTCACTATAGGCCTGTGAAGGATGGGTTTGATGTATTTCTCTGGAATTGAAGTTATGCCACTTTCAGATAAAGATTGGACTCTAACAACAGGTTCAGGCCAACTCTGAATGCAGCTCATTTTGTGGTAATGAAAACACAAAGAGTAAGAAATAGATACAAGGAAGCGGTTGTTTTGTGAGTATGTTGAAGTGGGATTGAAACGTTTATATAAGGATGCAATGAGGTTTAATTTCGGCGCCGTGAAGAAATTGATTTGCTTATATTTATcacacataaaattaataaaaagaaaagagaaaacttgatttggatgaattttgtcTCCCTACCTCAAAGGGTTTAAGTAGGCAGAGACTCACCAATCACACAATCACCCAACCTGGTTGGCTACTTTCTTCAGTGACACAAGTGAGTGGCATTTTACTGGGCACTTAAGCTTTAGTTGACTACACTTGGCCAATCCgaactaaaaagaaaagaaaaaagagttgGGTTATATCCTCGTGCCTTTTGAGGGACAACgtgtatattaataataaaaattagctaGGTTTAAATTTAATCGCTCCCTGATTGCATTAATTGAAAGAGGGTATCTGTCTTATGTATCTTATTATGAACttacttaaaaagaaaattgtattgTGAGAATCCCCGTAATGGAATGGATGACATATGAATTCTTACTGATTACAGGGATCGAAGCAGTAGTAAGTATGTAGCTTTggtccatatatatatatagagctcAACTTTTTATAGTTAATTGATGAGTTGTCCTTGGAGACAAACTTTGCCaccaatattaatttttagtatatattaattattaagatGATGAGTTCACTGTACATAATctaaatcatattaattattgttaacaAGTCGATGGTAAACTATAATTTCTCAATTATGAACAGAAAGGGGAATATCCCTccttatataattaattgaatgaGAATATTACAGATTTCCTTAAAAAGAAAGAACGGTAATTATGCCGACATGTTTATGAATGAACATGAACCATCACATATTTACAAAAGTTAAAGACTAAGAGGATCATCCTTATCACCTTGTAAGTTGCTCTATAACTGGCCGACATAAGCCATTATTGGAGGAACAATTTTTACTGGtattcttcttatttttcatgaaaagatgttgaatttttgttttcctttacgagaggatatcaaaattatacatatttgtaCGCAATATGTTAACACTTAAAAGCATTTTCTGAAGGGATTTATAATTCTACGCCTAAACCTCTACttaaaactcaaaatataaCATGCATGGATGATGGATCTCAAATTAATGGATTTAGTATTTGAACAAGACATAAGAGAGAGATTCCGTGGGCAGATTCTGGTTATTGTGTTTAAACACACGTGAaggtgatgatgataataaaagGGGAGTGCTCTCCAGATTTATAACAAGTTTACCACGTGCAAGAATGGAGTCGGTCACTGGAAGGCCCTCGTGCTTCACGCTTTGTCCACAATCCTTTTTTGCAACGACAATTTTACAGTTACAGGTTTACACCAAATCCACGCATTTTTCAGATatttaaagtgattttattTCACCCAAATCTAGTTAATAGTTCAAAATCaacttatgatttttttaatttcatcttagaGCACATTTAATTTTTACAAGAATATTGtggatattatattattaataaatcatagtTTCAATGTGGGGACCTGTTTTTTGATAGACTATGGCAAGTGGGGTTTGGCATTTACTATtctattcttttcttcttctaaaaCTCTCTTTTGACTCCTCAACAGCACTTTAATTGCTGTGACCTACCCTTCATTTGTTATTGAATGAGGCAATTATATATACGTCCAGTGCAGTAAGATATATAACATCTTTCAAAACATCTAAGGTATTTGAGGTTGATACGAAATTTAGAATCTCATGTACAAGTAGCAGATATATTGCTTCTTTTTCACTTGTTTTTTATTCTCCCTATGTTTTATTCACTTTGAGGAAATTACATGGAGATATGTAAAGATACCTTCGTGCAGGTGCAAGTGGTGCGTACAAGTAGTAGAAATAAAGCTAAATTCTTTTATGTTTTCCTGTCCACTCCTGCTTTCCATGCCAAGTTAACTTGTAAAATGCTAAAAGGTACAGGATTTTCAAATTCACCCAAGTTTTGGCTTAGCCTGCTGTAGTAAACAAATTCAATGATTAAAATGTTGAGTGCAACTAGCACTACCATATAATTAGTGTGAAACCAAATTTAATCAAAGTTGTACTTTTTAGAGACAATTAGGGGTGTCAAAAGTAGCAGATCATTATCACATCGATGCTGATGCTGAATCCATGTGAAAGCACATGACAAGGGAGCCCCATTATTGAGGTAAAATCAGCAGAAATAGTATAGCCCAGACATACATTTACATTTACTTTTGATTTCTTCCTTTGAAGATGAAGCAGCATACATGTGAATATCAAGTCTCAATAGGCCACAACATGTAGAAACAAGGTTCGGTATCCAAAGAAAATCTTTATGTTGCTTTAGCTTGGGACCATTTAGCACAAAGAGCATCAAACAAACATGTAGACTTAGGCTACAGCTTTATGGATCACTTGCGCTGATAAATCATGTGTTGTGATTGCGTACTAAAAACTAATACTTGTTTAGTTTTATTCTTCGACTCTTTTGACACTCACAAAAAGCCATTCCCTCGTGATTTGTGACAACAATTATTCTaacaagtgaagttacaaccttTCTCACCACAAAAGTCTCTGTCGACAGAATGTGAACAAGTTTTACAAGTAATCTCTATATCAGTAGTGCACTTACTGGTGTTATC
It contains:
- the LOC123216202 gene encoding jasmonate-induced oxygenase 2-like, with amino-acid sequence MSCIQSWPEPVVRVQSLSESGITSIPEKYIKPILHRPIVNTTEFDPYVNIPVIDLQNIFSDDQTLRNDTLSRISSACRDWGFFQIVNHGVSHELMKNMREVWREFFKLPLEIKQEYANSPDTYEGYGSRLGVEKGAKLDWSDYFFLNFMPMNLRNPSNWPKLPTSCREFVAEYGDEVVKLCGILMKVLSVNLGLEGDELQNAFGGEEIGGCLRVNFYPKCPQPDLTLGLSPHSDPGGMTLLLPDENVAGLQVRKDDNWITVKPVSNAFIVNIGDQIQVLSNAIYKSVEHRVIVNSGKERVSLAFFYNPKSDKLIQPMKELVTENRPPFYQAMTFNEYRLYIRTKGPCGKAQVDSLKSNR